The Sphingosinithalassobacter sp. CS137 genome includes a region encoding these proteins:
- the uvrA gene encoding excinuclease ABC subunit UvrA, with the protein MSLSHISVRGAREHNLKDVSVDIPRDTLTVITGLSGSGKSSLAFDTIYAEGQRRYVESLSAYARQFLEMMQKPDVDHIEGLSPAISIEQKTTSRNPRSTVATVTEIYDYMRLLWARVGVPYSPATGLPIAAQTVSQMVDRVLALPEGTRLLLLAPVVRGRKGEYRKELAEWQKAGFQRVRIDGETHLIEEAPALDKKYKHDIEVVVDRLVVREDIATRLADSFETALKLADGLAYVDLVDARVADLASPLPPAGGAGGGLPASVNEAPQAFRADTTDLLDGEREPTPNPSRMREGNAVGGAMKGAGIPENRIVFSERFACPVSGFTIPEIEPRLFSFNAPQGACPACDGLGERLEFDEGLVVPNEDLSLKKGAIVPWAKSNPPSPYYMQVLGSLAREFGFSLETPWAELPPEIRDTILHGTRGKPVTLTFVDGRKSYDVKKPFEGVIGNLNRRMLQTESAWMREELSKYQASHPCETCGGARLKPEALAVKVAGEHISHATRLSVVDALQWFADLPNHLTDQQREIARAILKEIDERLGFLNNVGLDYLNLDRTSGTLSGGESQRIRLASQIGSGLSGVLYVLDEPSIGLHQRDNDMLLATLRRLRDLGNTVLVVEHDEDAIRSADYILDMGPGAGVHGGAVVARGTLPEILATQGSVTADYLNGTREVPVPPKRRKGTGKKLTVHNATANNLTGVTASIPLGTFTCITGVSGSGKSSFTIDTLYAAAARQLNGARILAGRHDKISGLQHLDKVIDIDQSPIGRTPRSNPATYTGAFTNIRDWFAGLPEAQARGYKPGRFSFNVKGGRCEACQGDGVLKIEMHFLPDVYVECDVCHGARYNRETLEVKFKGKSIADVLDMTVEDAVEFFKAVPPIRDKMAMLAEVGLGYVKVGQQATTLSGGEAQRVKLAKELARRATGNTLYILDEPTTGLHFEDVRKLLEVLHALVEQGNTVVVIEHNLDVIKTADWILDLGPEGGVKGGEIVAEGTPEQVVKEPRSYTGKYLAPLLKQSGVRRSVAAE; encoded by the coding sequence ATGAGCCTAAGCCATATAAGCGTCCGCGGCGCGCGCGAGCATAATCTCAAGGACGTGTCGGTCGATATCCCGCGCGATACGCTGACGGTGATCACCGGCCTGTCGGGCAGCGGCAAGTCGTCCCTCGCGTTCGACACCATCTATGCCGAGGGCCAGCGCCGCTATGTCGAGAGCTTGAGCGCCTATGCGCGCCAGTTCCTCGAGATGATGCAGAAGCCCGACGTCGATCATATCGAGGGCCTCTCCCCCGCCATTTCGATCGAGCAGAAGACGACGAGCCGCAACCCGCGCTCCACCGTCGCGACGGTCACCGAGATCTACGATTACATGCGCCTGCTCTGGGCACGCGTCGGCGTGCCCTATTCGCCCGCCACCGGCCTGCCGATCGCGGCGCAGACGGTCAGCCAGATGGTCGATCGCGTGCTGGCATTGCCCGAGGGCACCCGCCTGCTGCTCCTCGCGCCCGTCGTGCGCGGCCGCAAGGGCGAGTATCGCAAGGAGCTCGCCGAGTGGCAGAAGGCCGGCTTCCAGCGCGTCCGCATCGACGGCGAGACCCATCTGATCGAAGAGGCCCCCGCGCTCGACAAGAAGTACAAGCACGACATCGAAGTCGTCGTCGATCGCCTGGTGGTGCGCGAGGATATCGCGACGCGGCTGGCCGACAGCTTCGAAACGGCGCTCAAGCTGGCCGACGGGCTGGCGTACGTCGATCTGGTAGATGCGAGGGTGGCGGACCTCGCCTCCCCCCTCCCGCCTGCGGGAGGGGCCGGGGGTGGGCTCCCGGCCAGCGTCAACGAAGCGCCGCAAGCGTTTCGCGCTGATACGACGGACCTCCTCGATGGCGAGCGCGAGCCCACCCCTAACCCCTCCCGCATGCGGGAGGGGAACGCGGTTGGCGGCGCGATGAAAGGCGCCGGCATCCCCGAAAACCGCATCGTCTTCTCCGAACGCTTCGCCTGCCCCGTCTCGGGCTTCACCATCCCCGAGATCGAACCCCGCCTGTTCAGCTTCAACGCGCCGCAGGGCGCCTGCCCCGCGTGCGACGGCCTCGGCGAGCGGCTCGAATTCGACGAGGGCCTCGTCGTCCCCAACGAGGACCTCAGCCTCAAAAAGGGCGCGATCGTCCCCTGGGCGAAATCCAATCCGCCCAGCCCCTATTACATGCAGGTGCTCGGCAGCCTCGCGCGCGAATTCGGCTTCAGCCTCGAAACCCCCTGGGCCGAGCTCCCGCCCGAAATCCGCGACACCATCCTCCACGGCACCAGGGGCAAGCCCGTCACGCTCACCTTCGTCGACGGCCGCAAGAGCTATGACGTGAAGAAGCCGTTCGAGGGCGTGATCGGCAACCTCAACCGCCGCATGCTCCAGACCGAAAGCGCCTGGATGCGCGAGGAGCTCTCCAAATATCAGGCGAGCCACCCCTGCGAGACCTGCGGCGGCGCGCGCCTCAAGCCCGAGGCGCTGGCGGTCAAGGTCGCCGGCGAGCACATCAGCCACGCCACGCGCCTCAGCGTGGTCGACGCGCTGCAATGGTTCGCCGACCTGCCCAACCACCTCACCGACCAGCAGCGTGAGATCGCCCGCGCCATCCTCAAGGAAATCGACGAGCGGCTCGGCTTCCTCAACAACGTCGGCCTCGATTACCTCAACCTCGATCGCACCAGCGGCACGCTCTCGGGCGGCGAGAGCCAGCGCATCCGCCTCGCCAGCCAGATCGGCAGCGGCCTCTCGGGCGTGCTCTACGTGCTCGACGAGCCCTCGATCGGCCTCCACCAGCGCGACAACGACATGCTGCTCGCCACGCTGCGCCGCCTGCGCGATCTCGGCAACACCGTGCTGGTGGTCGAGCATGACGAGGATGCGATCCGCAGCGCCGACTATATCCTCGACATGGGCCCCGGCGCGGGCGTCCACGGCGGCGCGGTCGTCGCGCGCGGCACGCTCCCCGAAATCCTCGCGACGCAAGGCTCGGTCACAGCCGATTATCTCAACGGCACCCGCGAAGTCCCCGTGCCGCCCAAGCGCCGCAAGGGCACCGGCAAGAAGCTCACGGTGCACAACGCCACCGCGAACAACCTCACCGGCGTCACTGCGTCGATCCCGCTCGGCACCTTCACCTGCATCACCGGCGTCTCGGGGTCGGGCAAGTCGAGCTTCACCATCGACACGCTCTACGCCGCCGCCGCGCGCCAGCTCAACGGCGCGCGCATCCTCGCGGGGCGTCACGACAAGATCAGCGGCCTCCAGCATCTCGACAAGGTGATCGACATCGATCAGTCGCCCATCGGCCGCACCCCGCGCTCGAACCCGGCAACCTACACCGGCGCCTTCACCAACATCCGTGACTGGTTCGCCGGGCTGCCCGAGGCGCAGGCGCGCGGCTACAAGCCCGGCCGCTTCAGCTTCAACGTCAAGGGCGGCCGGTGCGAGGCGTGCCAGGGCGACGGCGTGCTCAAGATCGAGATGCACTTCCTCCCCGACGTCTATGTCGAATGCGACGTGTGCCACGGCGCGCGCTACAATCGCGAGACGCTGGAAGTGAAGTTCAAGGGCAAGAGCATCGCCGACGTGCTCGACATGACCGTCGAGGATGCCGTCGAATTCTTCAAGGCCGTGCCCCCGATCCGCGACAAGATGGCGATGCTTGCCGAAGTCGGCCTCGGCTATGTCAAGGTGGGGCAACAGGCGACCACCCTGTCGGGCGGCGAGGCGCAGCGCGTCAAACTCGCCAAGGAACTCGCCCGCCGCGCCACCGGCAACACGCTCTACATCCTCGACGAACCCACCACCGGCCTCCATTTCGAGGACGTGCGCAAACTCCTCGAAGTGCTCCACGCGCTGGTCGAACAGGGCAATACGGTGGTGGTGATCGAGCACAACCTCGACGTCATCAAGACCGCCGACTGGATCCTCGACCTGGGGCCGGAGGGCGGCGTCAAAGGCGGGGAGATTGTGGCGGAGGGTACGCCTGAACAGGTGGTGAAGGAGCCGCGGAGCTATACGGGGAAGTATCTTGCGCCGTTGCTGAAGCAGTCTGGAGTACGGCGGAGCGTGGCAGCGGAGTAG
- a CDS encoding UvrB/UvrC motif-containing protein: MTDTIETLRARMEAAAEAMEFEEARRLRDRINLLRGGADGAAAAGADTSGLTRQQPGAMGLGTSRGRPSRPEGWTPPKKPDPLTRGRNRRDGARD, translated from the coding sequence ATGACCGACACGATCGAAACGCTCCGCGCCCGGATGGAGGCCGCTGCCGAGGCGATGGAGTTCGAGGAGGCGCGGCGGCTGCGCGATCGGATCAACCTGCTGCGCGGCGGCGCCGATGGCGCTGCCGCCGCGGGCGCCGACACCAGCGGGCTCACCCGCCAACAGCCCGGCGCGATGGGGCTCGGAACCTCACGCGGCCGCCCCAGCCGCCCCGAAGGCTGGACCCCGCCGAAGAAGCCCGATCCGCTGACGCGCGGCCGCAACCGGCGCGACGGCGCGCGCGACTGA
- a CDS encoding TonB-dependent receptor, with translation MVTSRIAIRLLLGASAAALALPAAAQESRTAEEIIVTAQRENATGVERGGSAGVLGDKPAEDIPFSIRSYDETLIRNQQPYTLGQVLENDPTVRTSYGFANAAEQFVIRGFALAGDDVGFDGLYGITPRQLIAPELYQSVQVLNGASAFLNGAAPGGSGIGGSVNLIPKRATDDPLARVSAIYNSDEHFGGSFDIGRRFGAGGAWGVRLNGAFRSGDVSITDEFRETAVLGGAIDYAAGPLRLSLDLAYQRVEVRRLRPKLTVNGVVPRVPDADVNYGQPWQETTLRDIFGQFRAEYDLGENAMLYAAFGARDGSESGVYSSLTLLDADTGAASVSSSFIPRTDNNEAATAGLRAKLAHGGISHEVNFGGSMNWLVNRNAYEFYAVSPVLNNIYDPIVVPRSTTVTFAGGDLDDPFPISRTRLGSAFASDTIGLWNDRILATAGLRLQTITATSYSAFTEEETGEYSESAVTPVFGLVVKPTNRISLYGNYIEALVQGATAPASGANPDGGGTLPVRNAGEVLSPTRSEQIEVGAKYIAPRFSAGIALFRTDRAIAILTPDPDSTDMLVFGPFGIQRHRGIEVSFEAEPLDGLRLIAGGSVIDAKLRRTQGGVNEGNQAVGVPEYLVNANAEWDLPFARGLTLTGRVVHTGEQPANIANTLFLEDWTRFDLGARYVAVAGNMPLTLRFSVDNVANARYWASAFDSFRPDLLQGAPRTFKLSASLEL, from the coding sequence ATGGTGACTTCTCGTATCGCGATCCGGCTGTTGCTCGGCGCTTCGGCGGCCGCGCTCGCGCTGCCCGCCGCAGCGCAGGAAAGCCGCACCGCCGAGGAAATCATCGTCACCGCACAGCGCGAGAACGCCACCGGGGTGGAACGCGGCGGCAGCGCGGGCGTGCTCGGCGACAAGCCCGCCGAAGACATCCCGTTCAGCATCCGCAGCTATGACGAGACGCTGATCCGCAACCAGCAACCCTATACGCTGGGGCAGGTGCTCGAGAACGACCCCACCGTCCGCACCAGCTACGGTTTCGCCAACGCCGCCGAACAGTTCGTCATCCGCGGCTTCGCGCTGGCGGGCGACGATGTCGGCTTCGACGGGCTCTACGGCATCACCCCGCGTCAGCTGATCGCGCCCGAGCTCTACCAGTCGGTGCAGGTGCTGAACGGCGCGAGCGCCTTCCTCAACGGCGCGGCTCCGGGCGGATCGGGCATCGGCGGCAGCGTCAACCTGATCCCCAAGCGCGCCACCGACGATCCGCTCGCGCGCGTCTCCGCGATCTACAATTCCGACGAGCATTTCGGCGGCAGTTTCGACATTGGCCGCCGCTTCGGCGCGGGCGGCGCATGGGGCGTGCGGCTCAACGGCGCGTTCCGTAGCGGCGATGTCTCGATCACCGACGAGTTCCGCGAAACCGCGGTGCTGGGCGGCGCGATCGACTATGCCGCCGGCCCGCTCCGCCTCTCGCTCGATCTCGCCTATCAGCGCGTCGAAGTGCGCCGCCTGCGCCCCAAGCTCACCGTCAACGGAGTCGTTCCGCGTGTTCCCGACGCGGATGTCAACTATGGCCAGCCGTGGCAGGAAACCACGCTGCGCGACATTTTCGGCCAGTTCCGCGCCGAATATGATCTCGGCGAAAACGCGATGCTCTACGCCGCGTTCGGCGCGCGCGACGGCTCGGAATCGGGCGTCTACAGCAGCCTTACGCTGCTCGACGCGGACACCGGCGCGGCCAGCGTCTCGAGCTCGTTCATTCCGCGCACCGACAACAACGAAGCCGCCACCGCGGGGCTTCGCGCGAAGCTGGCGCACGGCGGGATCAGCCATGAAGTCAATTTCGGCGGGTCGATGAACTGGCTGGTCAACCGCAACGCCTATGAATTCTACGCAGTCTCGCCGGTCCTCAACAACATCTACGATCCAATCGTCGTCCCGCGCTCCACCACCGTCACCTTCGCCGGCGGCGACCTCGACGATCCCTTCCCCATTTCGCGCACCCGCCTCGGCAGCGCCTTCGCGTCGGACACGATCGGCCTCTGGAACGATCGCATCCTCGCCACCGCCGGGCTGCGGCTCCAGACGATCACCGCCACTTCCTATTCCGCCTTCACGGAAGAGGAGACGGGCGAATACAGCGAGAGCGCCGTCACCCCCGTCTTCGGCCTCGTCGTGAAGCCCACCAACCGCATCTCGCTCTACGGCAATTATATCGAGGCGCTGGTACAGGGCGCGACCGCCCCGGCGAGCGGCGCGAACCCGGACGGCGGCGGCACGCTGCCCGTGCGCAACGCGGGCGAGGTGCTCTCCCCCACGCGCTCCGAACAGATCGAAGTAGGCGCGAAATACATCGCCCCACGCTTCAGCGCCGGCATCGCGCTGTTCCGCACCGATCGCGCGATCGCGATCCTTACCCCCGATCCCGACTCCACCGACATGCTCGTCTTCGGGCCATTCGGCATCCAGCGCCACCGCGGCATCGAGGTGAGCTTCGAGGCCGAGCCGCTCGACGGGCTGCGCCTCATCGCGGGCGGATCGGTGATCGACGCGAAGCTGCGGCGCACGCAGGGCGGAGTCAACGAAGGCAATCAGGCGGTCGGCGTGCCGGAATATCTGGTCAACGCCAACGCCGAATGGGATCTCCCCTTCGCGCGCGGGCTGACGCTCACCGGCCGCGTTGTCCACACCGGCGAACAGCCCGCTAATATCGCCAACACGCTGTTCCTCGAAGACTGGACGCGCTTCGATCTCGGCGCGCGCTACGTCGCGGTGGCGGGCAACATGCCGCTCACGCTGCGCTTCAGCGTCGATAACGTAGCGAACGCACGCTACTGGGCCTCCGCCTTCGACAGCTTCCGTCCCGACCTGCTGCAAGGCGCCCCGCGCACCTTCAAGCTGTCCGCCTCGCTCGAACTGTAA